A genome region from Thermococcus onnurineus NA1 includes the following:
- the udp gene encoding uridine phosphorylase: protein MTKFLSADRPQTEEGYQYHIACKPGDVSRYVLLPGDPERVPKISSLWDEAKEIAFHREYRTHTGKYKGVPISVTSTGIGGPSTAIAIEELAAIGADTFIRVGSTGAIQRGMEIGDLIIAKAAVRLEGTSKQYVRIEYPAVADLEVTLALIEAAETLGVRYHIGITASTDSFYLGQGRPGLNGYFPSFAKNILDDLRQARVTNFEMEAATLFTLANIYGLRAGCVCAVFANRVTNEFGKAGEKEAAMVATEAVKILAEWDEEKEQKGKKVWFPGLRRL, encoded by the coding sequence ATGACAAAGTTCCTATCTGCAGACAGGCCCCAAACTGAGGAAGGCTATCAGTACCACATAGCATGCAAGCCGGGGGATGTTTCAAGATATGTTCTCCTGCCCGGCGACCCAGAGAGGGTTCCAAAGATAAGCTCTCTGTGGGATGAGGCAAAGGAGATAGCCTTCCACAGGGAATACAGAACTCACACGGGCAAATACAAGGGGGTTCCAATAAGCGTTACTTCAACCGGGATAGGTGGGCCCTCAACGGCGATAGCGATTGAAGAGCTCGCAGCCATTGGAGCAGATACCTTCATAAGAGTAGGCTCCACCGGCGCTATCCAGCGTGGAATGGAAATAGGCGACCTCATCATAGCGAAGGCAGCGGTTAGGCTCGAGGGCACTTCAAAGCAGTACGTGAGGATTGAATATCCAGCCGTTGCCGACTTGGAGGTTACCCTCGCACTAATCGAGGCCGCCGAGACCCTCGGAGTGCGCTATCATATCGGCATAACCGCCTCGACCGACAGCTTCTACCTCGGCCAAGGAAGGCCAGGCTTAAACGGTTACTTCCCGAGCTTCGCCAAGAACATCCTCGACGACCTCAGGCAGGCCAGGGTCACCAACTTTGAGATGGAAGCGGCGACCCTCTTCACGCTGGCGAACATCTACGGCCTCAGGGCTGGCTGTGTCTGTGCAGTCTTTGCTAACAGGGTAACCAACGAGTTCGGCAAAGCTGGAGAGAAGGAAGCCGCAATGGTCGCCACTGAGGCCGTAAAGATACTCGCCGAATGGGACGAAGAGAAGGAGCAGAAAGGCAAGAAGGTGTGGTTCCCGGGATTGAGAAGGCTTTAG
- a CDS encoding damage-control phosphatase — protein MKIHYECIACAVNQAQKIVEMSTPDLKKRREAMVFFGRRIGEFFEESSVPATDGGRLFLELYSFLGDDDPFRDYKRRSTELAAKVATDIGDVEDFGRALKLAIAGNVIDFAVGYDPEKIGEDILRMTEEELYVDESNELFEELGRAKSLLYLLDNCGEIYFDKLFLELIRKLFPGLTIYVAAKEGPIINDATVEDLREAGFEELANVVSTGSCLPGAPMEYVSKEFKEIFRKVDVVIAKGQANFETLSDLKDSRIFFLLKAKCRPISRELNVPQGSLVCIRGA, from the coding sequence ATGAAGATTCACTACGAGTGCATTGCATGTGCTGTAAATCAGGCCCAGAAAATAGTTGAGATGAGCACTCCGGATTTAAAAAAGCGCAGAGAAGCAATGGTCTTTTTCGGCAGGAGAATTGGTGAGTTTTTTGAGGAAAGCTCTGTGCCGGCAACTGATGGCGGGAGGTTGTTCCTTGAACTTTACAGCTTTCTGGGAGATGATGATCCGTTCAGGGACTACAAACGTCGTTCTACTGAACTCGCAGCAAAGGTTGCCACTGATATTGGGGACGTAGAAGATTTTGGCAGGGCTCTGAAGCTGGCTATAGCTGGTAACGTGATTGACTTCGCGGTCGGCTACGACCCCGAAAAGATAGGGGAGGACATCCTCCGTATGACTGAAGAAGAGCTCTACGTGGATGAGAGCAATGAGCTGTTTGAAGAGCTAGGGAGGGCAAAGAGCCTGCTGTACCTCCTCGATAACTGTGGGGAAATTTACTTTGACAAACTGTTCCTTGAGCTCATAAGAAAACTGTTCCCCGGGCTCACTATATACGTTGCGGCCAAAGAGGGACCGATAATCAACGATGCAACCGTTGAAGACTTGAGAGAAGCTGGCTTTGAAGAGCTGGCTAATGTGGTCTCCACGGGCTCATGCCTTCCGGGGGCTCCCATGGAATATGTATCCAAGGAATTCAAGGAGATTTTCAGAAAGGTTGATGTCGTCATCGCGAAGGGGCAGGCAAACTTTGAGACGCTGAGCGATTTAAAGGACTCGAGAATATTCTTCCTGCTTAAGGCGAAGTGCAGGCCAATTTCCAGAGAGTTGAATGTTCCTCAGGGTTCATTGGTGTGCATAAGGGGCGCGTAA
- a CDS encoding MEMO1 family protein, with translation MVRYPAVAGSFYPGDETLIEMLEKFFRDLGEHGSERKITAGVVPHAGYVFSGYTASRTFKAIYEDGLPETFVILGPNHTGIGSPIAVYPSGSWLTPLGEIEVDSEMAKTIAKLSGIADLDELAHKYEHSIEVQLPFIQYLAEKARTDVRIVPITLGIQDEEVVEDLGKAIYEAANELDRDVVIIASTDFMHYGPAYGYVPFRARADELPHRVKEWDFRVIQKILDFDVKGMFGELRKMDHTMCGPGGVGTAIVYSRLAGALEAELLHYTTSFEVSRSTDAIVGYASIVFRK, from the coding sequence ATGGTGAGGTATCCTGCCGTGGCCGGGAGCTTTTACCCTGGAGATGAAACGCTCATCGAGATGCTTGAGAAGTTCTTCAGAGACTTGGGTGAGCACGGAAGCGAGAGGAAGATAACAGCTGGTGTTGTGCCTCATGCAGGCTATGTATTCTCTGGCTACACAGCCTCAAGAACATTTAAGGCCATCTACGAGGACGGTCTGCCGGAGACATTTGTAATTCTCGGGCCGAACCACACTGGCATCGGCTCGCCGATAGCGGTCTATCCATCCGGCTCTTGGCTGACCCCGCTGGGGGAAATCGAGGTCGATTCAGAGATGGCCAAGACCATAGCGAAGCTCTCTGGGATAGCAGACCTCGACGAGCTGGCCCACAAGTACGAGCACTCCATTGAGGTTCAGTTGCCATTCATCCAGTACCTGGCCGAGAAAGCTAGAACGGACGTCAGGATAGTCCCAATAACCCTCGGCATCCAGGACGAGGAGGTTGTGGAGGATCTTGGCAAAGCAATCTACGAGGCTGCTAACGAGCTCGACAGAGACGTTGTGATCATAGCGAGCACAGATTTCATGCACTATGGCCCAGCCTATGGCTACGTGCCCTTCAGGGCTAGAGCAGACGAGCTCCCACACCGCGTCAAGGAGTGGGACTTTCGCGTTATTCAGAAAATCCTCGACTTTGACGTCAAAGGAATGTTCGGCGAGCTGAGGAAGATGGACCACACCATGTGTGGACCGGGAGGAGTTGGAACTGCCATCGTTTACTCCCGCTTGGCTGGAGCTCTTGAGGCTGAGCTTTTACACTACACGACGAGCTTTGAGGTGAGCAGGAGCACGGACGCGATAGTTGGCTATGCCTCTATAGTCTTCAGGAAGTGA
- a CDS encoding NAD(P)/FAD-dependent oxidoreductase: MKYDVVVIGASAGGLTAAISAKRFYPDKSVLVIKKEQTGMIPCGIPYIFGTFKSVDDDILPAEKFLEPLGVETLVDEVVEIDPKAKIVRTKSGKEIAWEKLVIATGSKPVFPELPGAELEDVYTVPKDYHYLKALRERLESAEKVVIVGGGFIALEVGDEIRKLGKDVTLLVRSRLLRSSFDPEFSEMVEGRLKEAGINIVYGQVERLLGSEKVEKVKLVDGNELDADLVIFSIGYRPNVDLAIKAGLKVTRYGIWTDEYMRTSHPDIFAVGDCVEHRDFFTGKPYGLMLASTATFEARIAGANLFRLQIVRENRRTIGVYSTHVAGLTLAAAGLTEEAARREGFEVIVGYGKGPDRHPAKFPDTSMVTVKLIFSRDRGAILGAQIAGGKSVGEMINILALAIQKRLTASELYTLQIATHPLLTASPVGYQIVKAAEDALAKLRT, from the coding sequence ATGAAGTACGATGTTGTTGTTATAGGCGCGAGCGCGGGGGGATTAACCGCCGCGATCTCCGCCAAGAGATTTTATCCTGACAAGAGTGTTCTTGTAATTAAGAAGGAGCAAACAGGCATGATTCCATGCGGTATTCCTTACATCTTTGGAACTTTCAAGAGTGTTGACGATGATATCCTTCCAGCCGAAAAGTTTCTCGAGCCCCTCGGTGTGGAGACACTCGTCGATGAGGTCGTCGAGATAGATCCGAAAGCCAAGATTGTGAGGACTAAGAGCGGAAAAGAAATTGCCTGGGAGAAACTCGTCATAGCAACTGGCTCGAAGCCAGTCTTTCCGGAGCTACCCGGGGCTGAGCTTGAGGATGTTTATACCGTTCCTAAGGACTACCACTACCTGAAAGCTCTCCGCGAGAGGCTTGAGAGCGCCGAAAAAGTCGTTATCGTGGGTGGAGGTTTTATAGCCCTCGAAGTTGGCGACGAGATAAGAAAGCTCGGCAAGGACGTAACCCTTCTCGTTAGGAGCAGGCTCCTGAGGAGCTCCTTCGACCCCGAGTTCAGCGAGATGGTCGAAGGGAGACTTAAGGAGGCTGGCATAAATATCGTCTACGGCCAGGTTGAGAGACTCCTGGGAAGCGAAAAGGTCGAGAAGGTTAAGCTGGTCGACGGTAATGAGCTCGACGCTGATCTGGTGATATTCTCCATTGGCTACCGCCCGAATGTTGACCTAGCCATCAAAGCCGGCCTGAAGGTTACTCGCTACGGCATCTGGACGGACGAGTATATGAGAACTTCTCACCCGGACATCTTTGCAGTCGGTGACTGTGTCGAGCACAGGGACTTCTTCACGGGCAAGCCCTATGGCTTAATGCTCGCATCAACCGCAACCTTCGAGGCGAGAATCGCTGGGGCCAACCTCTTTAGGCTCCAGATAGTCAGGGAAAACAGGAGGACAATAGGCGTTTACTCCACCCACGTTGCCGGTCTGACCTTGGCTGCAGCAGGTCTAACTGAGGAGGCGGCCAGGAGGGAGGGCTTCGAGGTCATAGTCGGCTACGGAAAAGGACCGGACAGGCATCCGGCGAAGTTCCCCGACACTTCAATGGTCACGGTCAAGCTAATATTCTCAAGGGATAGGGGAGCGATTCTTGGTGCCCAGATAGCCGGCGGAAAGAGTGTTGGCGAGATGATAAACATACTCGCCCTAGCGATACAGAAGCGCCTTACCGCGAGCGAACTCTACACGCTGCAGATAGCCACTCATCCCCTGCTTACCGCCTCACCCGTCGGCTATCAGATAGTCAAGGCTGCCGAAGATGCCCTCGCGAAGCTGAGGACTTGA
- the mtnP gene encoding S-methyl-5'-thioadenosine phosphorylase codes for MPRIAIIGGSGVYDPKLLQNVREEWVSTPYGKVRVKIGEYNGEEIAFLARHGEGHSVPPHKINYRANIWALHELGVERILSTSAVGSLNETMKPGDFVILDQLMDFTKTRHYTFYDGDESPHDRKFVAHVDFTDPYCPELRKALITAARELGFKYHPTGTYACMEGPRFETRAEIRALKILGADVVGMTQCPEAALARELEMCYASVAIVTNFAAGISREKLTHTEVVELMAQKSEEIKYLLMKSIKYIPEERRCGCKDALKGATGE; via the coding sequence ATGCCGAGGATAGCCATTATTGGAGGTTCTGGAGTCTATGATCCGAAGCTTTTGCAGAACGTCAGAGAGGAATGGGTCAGCACCCCATACGGGAAGGTCAGGGTGAAGATAGGGGAGTACAACGGAGAGGAGATAGCTTTCCTGGCAAGGCACGGTGAAGGCCACAGCGTTCCACCGCACAAGATAAACTACCGTGCGAACATTTGGGCCCTCCACGAACTCGGTGTTGAAAGGATTCTCTCGACTTCGGCAGTTGGTTCGCTCAACGAGACCATGAAACCTGGTGACTTTGTCATCCTCGACCAGCTCATGGACTTCACAAAGACTAGGCATTACACTTTCTATGACGGAGACGAGAGTCCCCATGACAGGAAGTTCGTCGCCCACGTCGATTTCACTGATCCATACTGCCCTGAGCTGAGGAAAGCTCTCATCACTGCCGCTAGAGAACTTGGCTTCAAATACCACCCAACGGGAACCTACGCCTGCATGGAGGGCCCACGCTTCGAGACGAGGGCCGAAATAAGGGCACTCAAAATACTCGGTGCGGATGTTGTCGGCATGACTCAGTGCCCCGAAGCGGCATTAGCCAGGGAGCTTGAGATGTGCTACGCCAGCGTGGCGATAGTCACCAACTTCGCGGCAGGAATAAGCAGAGAGAAGCTCACCCACACCGAGGTTGTCGAGCTTATGGCCCAGAAGAGCGAGGAGATAAAGTACCTCCTCATGAAGTCCATCAAGTATATTCCTGAGGAGAGGCGCTGTGGATGTAAGGATGCCCTTAAGGGTGCCACCGGAGAGTGA
- a CDS encoding Lrp/AsnC family transcriptional regulator: MVDELDLRILSLLQQNARLSYREIARELKIAVGTVYNRIKRMEEEGIIKGFAPILDYEKLGFGLTTVIGVKAQGRKITEIERQIAENDRVIMVYDITGEFDIVVIAKFKDRADMNRFVKWLLSLDGVEKTNTSVAMQVVKEDLRLKLTED; this comes from the coding sequence ATGGTGGATGAACTCGACCTCAGGATACTTTCCCTGCTCCAGCAAAATGCTCGTCTCTCCTACCGTGAGATAGCGCGCGAACTTAAAATTGCCGTTGGCACTGTCTACAATCGGATTAAGCGTATGGAGGAAGAGGGAATAATAAAAGGATTTGCACCAATCCTCGATTACGAGAAGCTTGGCTTCGGCCTTACGACCGTCATCGGGGTGAAAGCTCAGGGACGGAAAATCACCGAAATTGAACGGCAGATTGCCGAAAACGACAGGGTGATAATGGTCTACGACATAACCGGTGAGTTCGATATTGTGGTTATCGCCAAGTTCAAAGACAGGGCTGATATGAATCGCTTTGTTAAGTGGCTCCTCTCGCTGGACGGTGTGGAAAAAACGAACACGAGCGTCGCCATGCAGGTGGTGAAAGAAGACCTAAGGCTCAAACTAACGGAGGACTAA
- a CDS encoding YkgJ family cysteine cluster protein, whose protein sequence is MEKRWVATIHLDTLKVEYDPTFKFKCVENCGKCCYELEIPIRDEDIAQIEELGYNAWEFVDYEKMFYRGDKFLSYALKKRPFDGGCVFLDPGTLKCKIYNHRPLACRLYPFVFVKHGNKMEVYVKKDSFCPGINHPDGEPVTKEFLLREYGDVIEDYRRKVVNTGE, encoded by the coding sequence TTGGAGAAGAGGTGGGTCGCGACCATCCACCTCGACACGCTGAAGGTGGAGTACGATCCCACCTTTAAATTTAAGTGTGTTGAGAACTGTGGAAAATGCTGCTACGAGCTGGAGATTCCGATTCGGGATGAAGATATAGCCCAGATAGAGGAACTCGGCTACAACGCATGGGAATTCGTTGATTATGAGAAGATGTTCTACCGTGGGGACAAGTTCTTAAGCTACGCCCTCAAAAAGCGTCCCTTTGACGGAGGCTGCGTTTTTCTCGATCCAGGGACCCTGAAGTGTAAAATCTATAACCACAGGCCTCTAGCGTGCAGACTCTACCCTTTTGTCTTCGTGAAACATGGGAATAAAATGGAAGTCTACGTCAAGAAAGACTCCTTCTGCCCGGGTATTAACCATCCAGACGGAGAGCCTGTAACAAAGGAATTCCTCCTCAGAGAATATGGAGACGTCATAGAAGATTACCGCAGGAAAGTTGTGAACACAGGCGAGTAA
- a CDS encoding Lrp/AsnC ligand binding domain-containing protein, producing MIEAFVLVVVKPGTEEKVYNALAGEKHIKEIYRVYGEYDIILRVEVENIGELDRFHDEILRRISNIEMTETLIASSYRG from the coding sequence ATGATAGAAGCCTTCGTGCTAGTTGTTGTTAAGCCCGGGACTGAGGAAAAGGTCTACAACGCCCTGGCGGGGGAAAAACACATTAAGGAAATATACCGCGTCTACGGCGAGTACGACATAATCCTCCGTGTGGAGGTCGAGAACATAGGGGAGCTTGACAGGTTCCACGACGAAATACTCAGAAGAATAAGCAACATCGAGATGACCGAGACCCTCATAGCAAGCTCCTACAGGGGGTGA
- a CDS encoding metallophosphoesterase family protein → MVYVAVLANINGNLPALAKALERIEELKEEGYKIEKYYILGNIIGLFPYPREVLDTLDDLIKKDTVKVIRGEFDQIIAASDPHAEGPDYINRLDIPMHIKVALKHTWEVLDHEGREFIRDLPVYLVDRIGKNDVFGVYGSPLNPFEGVVLPDQPTSYYESIMRPVKDYEILLVASPKYPVNAMTRYGRVICPGSVGFPPGREHKATFALVDVDTLHTKFIEVDYDKKLVEERIKREGLPEELIRILYHGKI, encoded by the coding sequence ATGGTCTACGTAGCTGTTCTGGCAAACATCAATGGTAACCTTCCAGCACTCGCCAAGGCTCTTGAGAGGATTGAAGAGCTCAAAGAGGAAGGATATAAGATTGAGAAGTACTACATCCTTGGGAACATCATTGGACTCTTCCCATATCCAAGGGAAGTCCTCGACACTCTGGATGACCTCATAAAGAAGGACACCGTCAAGGTCATCCGCGGCGAGTTCGACCAAATAATTGCGGCAAGCGATCCCCACGCGGAAGGTCCGGACTACATCAATAGGCTCGACATTCCCATGCATATAAAAGTGGCCCTCAAGCACACATGGGAAGTACTCGATCACGAGGGGAGGGAATTCATCCGCGACCTGCCGGTATACCTTGTGGACAGGATCGGCAAGAACGACGTCTTCGGAGTCTATGGAAGTCCCCTGAACCCGTTCGAAGGGGTCGTTCTTCCAGACCAGCCGACGAGCTATTATGAATCTATAATGAGGCCCGTCAAGGACTACGAGATATTGCTCGTCGCCTCACCGAAGTACCCAGTGAATGCTATGACAAGATACGGCAGGGTTATCTGCCCAGGAAGTGTGGGCTTCCCACCTGGAAGGGAGCACAAGGCAACCTTCGCCCTTGTTGACGTCGATACACTTCACACCAAGTTCATAGAAGTAGACTATGACAAGAAGCTCGTCGAGGAGAGGATAAAGAGGGAAGGCCTCCCAGAAGAGCTCATTAGGATTCTCTACCACGGAAAAATTTGA
- a CDS encoding lipopolysaccharide biosynthesis protein gives MSYERRVLLRHSLASIIALGLTGISRFLYNVIVSRRFGVEELGRANSLISQAFFLAIPLSFFAVALGKYASEFLGSNREEAVRSITLPSFLLPLAGLLLLPFNVYLSLLAVFRGIQLTIRNFLYGIHRGEHYAYLITLAFLGFLTGFLVHDVFAPYLLFLGFISAFALVYLVKFNLIGRPRKRELKLLLSYSSFAFLGTLSGVFLIQGPYFMSEYLAGAEVAGKVSAVLSAAFLLTYLPQVLQSAIMPLFSYKYGKNENEYIKFLAEKTTRLLILVTGAAIFVLMLLGREVLSFFFSFDVGPAFYIALMAMEVYISYNPSIVALNSTAYVRNGTIVALLGAVISFLSWLYLIPLSGSIGVMLGLLLGYWVILIGSAHYSRKLLGISWGIYSPLIVALALQSLIFLSKIALLIGFLTFLAYGRKDVKEILGLLKFFRGRES, from the coding sequence ATGAGCTACGAGCGCCGCGTTCTCCTGAGACATTCACTGGCATCGATAATTGCCCTGGGACTGACGGGAATCAGCAGATTTCTTTACAATGTAATCGTCTCCAGGAGGTTTGGTGTTGAAGAGCTCGGTCGGGCAAACTCCCTGATTTCGCAGGCCTTTTTTCTGGCGATTCCCCTGAGCTTCTTTGCGGTTGCCCTCGGGAAGTATGCATCGGAGTTCCTTGGAAGTAACAGGGAGGAGGCCGTTCGTTCAATCACGCTTCCCTCTTTTCTCCTCCCGTTGGCTGGTCTTCTGTTGCTTCCGTTTAACGTTTACCTCTCCCTTTTGGCGGTCTTTAGAGGGATACAGCTTACTATAAGGAACTTCCTCTATGGCATCCACCGCGGTGAGCACTACGCCTATTTAATAACACTCGCCTTTTTGGGCTTCCTGACAGGCTTTTTGGTGCATGATGTCTTTGCTCCCTACTTGCTCTTTCTTGGGTTCATCTCTGCTTTTGCCCTTGTCTACTTGGTGAAATTTAACCTCATAGGAAGGCCCAGAAAGCGTGAACTTAAGCTTCTCCTATCCTACTCATCCTTTGCATTTCTCGGCACGCTTTCGGGTGTGTTTCTCATTCAGGGACCTTACTTCATGAGCGAATACCTCGCAGGGGCTGAAGTAGCAGGAAAAGTCTCTGCGGTTCTCTCGGCTGCATTCCTGCTCACTTATCTTCCCCAGGTGCTTCAGTCTGCTATAATGCCTCTCTTTTCCTATAAGTATGGAAAGAATGAGAATGAGTACATCAAGTTTTTAGCTGAGAAGACAACAAGGCTTTTAATTCTAGTAACTGGTGCGGCAATATTTGTTCTCATGCTCCTTGGTAGGGAGGTTCTGTCCTTCTTTTTCAGCTTTGATGTTGGTCCGGCTTTTTACATTGCCCTGATGGCGATGGAAGTTTACATTTCTTACAACCCGAGCATAGTTGCCCTCAATTCGACGGCCTACGTGAGAAACGGGACGATTGTTGCACTTCTTGGTGCGGTTATTTCTTTCCTTTCGTGGCTTTATCTTATACCTCTCTCCGGTTCGATCGGCGTTATGCTTGGCCTTCTTTTGGGATACTGGGTTATACTTATTGGCTCCGCCCACTACTCTCGCAAACTGCTTGGAATTTCTTGGGGGATATACAGTCCCCTCATCGTTGCCCTTGCCCTCCAGTCGCTGATCTTTCTGTCAAAAATTGCACTCCTAATTGGATTCCTCACTTTTTTAGCCTATGGGAGAAAAGATGTTAAAGAGATCCTGGGTCTGCTCAAATTTTTCCGTGGTAGAGAATCCTAA
- a CDS encoding phosphoribosyltransferase family protein, giving the protein MSQLKSVQEKLRLVRVLRLLKKNYTYEELSKITGLPITVLNRYVRGKVLPSTERTRELLELLLPYINIEEEVRRRIKFDEYGFFDNMPVLSDTALMSLIAEDVASRYMDKNVDKVLTAATDGIALGVHIARELNVDVVYAKKKKEVGVEKFYEVSYVPSASGSVTTLYLPQWALKKGENVLIVDDVIRSGETQKALLGMCRQAGAKPVGMFFLISVGDIIDRLKEEYNIPVESLIRLE; this is encoded by the coding sequence ATGAGTCAGCTAAAGTCGGTTCAGGAAAAGCTCAGGCTTGTCAGGGTGCTCAGACTGCTTAAGAAAAATTACACTTACGAGGAGCTCTCTAAGATAACGGGCCTCCCCATTACAGTCCTCAACAGATACGTCAGGGGAAAGGTCCTTCCGAGCACTGAAAGAACAAGAGAGCTCCTGGAGCTACTGCTCCCTTATATAAACATCGAGGAGGAAGTTAGAAGAAGGATAAAATTCGATGAGTACGGCTTTTTCGACAACATGCCAGTTCTTAGCGACACGGCATTGATGAGCCTTATAGCGGAGGACGTTGCAAGCAGATACATGGACAAAAACGTTGACAAGGTTCTCACTGCTGCAACCGATGGAATAGCACTTGGTGTTCACATCGCGAGGGAGCTCAACGTCGATGTTGTATATGCCAAGAAGAAGAAAGAAGTCGGCGTCGAGAAGTTCTACGAGGTCAGTTACGTCCCAAGCGCTTCGGGAAGCGTTACGACACTCTATCTGCCACAGTGGGCACTCAAAAAGGGTGAAAATGTCCTCATAGTTGATGACGTCATTAGGAGCGGTGAGACTCAGAAGGCACTCCTAGGAATGTGCAGACAGGCAGGGGCGAAACCAGTCGGCATGTTTTTCCTCATAAGTGTCGGGGACATCATAGATCGCCTGAAGGAGGAGTACAACATTCCAGTGGAGAGCCTCATAAGGCTGGAGTGA
- a CDS encoding signal recognition particle protein Srp54 produces the protein MALEKLGKALNNALRKLARSSTVDEATIKEVVRDIQRALIQADVNVRLVLDLTKRIEKRALEEEPPTGVSKKEHIIKIVYEELTKFLGTEAKPIEIKEKPTVLLTVGIQGSGKTTSIAKLARYFQKRGYKVGLVCSDTWRPGAYQQLKQLVEPFGIEVFGDPEEKDAIKLAKEGVEHFREKGVDIIIVDSAGRHKEEKSLIEEMKQISAAIKPHEVILVIDGTIGQQAYNQALAFKEATPIGSIIVTKLDGSAKGGGALSAVAATGAPIKFIGVGERIDDLEPFDPKRFVSRLLGLGDIQGLLEKFEELQKQQEFREEDLEKFLKGKFNLKDMYAQLEAMQKMGPLKQILQMIPGMGYSLPDDAVRVGEERLKKFKVIMDSMTEEELEHPEIINYSRIKRIARGSGTSIQEVRELLHQYNQMKKMFKSMDKRKLSKMARKFNLGGFGL, from the coding sequence ATGGCCCTAGAAAAGCTTGGAAAGGCACTCAACAATGCCCTGAGAAAGCTCGCCCGTTCAAGCACCGTTGATGAGGCGACGATTAAGGAAGTAGTGCGAGACATTCAAAGGGCACTCATTCAGGCCGACGTTAACGTTAGACTCGTTCTCGACTTAACCAAGAGGATAGAAAAAAGGGCTCTGGAGGAAGAGCCTCCCACGGGAGTTTCAAAGAAGGAGCACATAATTAAAATAGTCTACGAGGAACTGACGAAGTTCCTTGGCACGGAAGCTAAGCCCATCGAGATAAAGGAGAAGCCGACGGTTCTGCTGACTGTGGGTATCCAGGGTTCCGGTAAAACGACCAGCATCGCAAAACTCGCCAGATACTTCCAGAAGAGGGGCTATAAAGTCGGTCTCGTATGTTCAGATACCTGGCGTCCAGGAGCTTACCAGCAACTCAAACAGCTTGTTGAACCCTTCGGCATAGAGGTTTTCGGTGATCCCGAGGAGAAAGATGCAATAAAGCTCGCAAAGGAAGGCGTCGAGCACTTCAGAGAGAAGGGCGTCGACATAATCATCGTGGATTCAGCAGGAAGGCACAAGGAGGAGAAAAGCCTCATAGAGGAGATGAAACAGATAAGCGCAGCCATAAAGCCCCACGAGGTAATCCTTGTCATAGACGGAACCATCGGTCAGCAGGCTTACAATCAAGCGCTGGCCTTTAAAGAGGCCACTCCAATAGGCTCAATAATTGTTACAAAGCTCGATGGTTCCGCCAAGGGTGGTGGAGCGCTCTCGGCGGTTGCAGCAACTGGGGCACCCATAAAGTTCATCGGTGTGGGCGAGAGAATTGATGATTTAGAGCCCTTCGACCCCAAGAGGTTCGTCTCAAGGCTCCTTGGTCTGGGTGACATTCAGGGCCTTCTCGAAAAATTTGAGGAACTCCAGAAGCAGCAGGAATTCAGGGAGGAAGACTTAGAGAAGTTCCTTAAGGGCAAGTTCAACCTCAAGGACATGTACGCCCAGCTTGAGGCTATGCAGAAGATGGGCCCGCTGAAGCAGATACTCCAGATGATTCCGGGAATGGGCTACTCCCTGCCGGACGATGCTGTCAGGGTTGGAGAGGAAAGGTTGAAGAAGTTCAAGGTCATAATGGACTCAATGACCGAGGAAGAACTCGAGCATCCTGAGATAATCAACTACTCAAGGATAAAGAGGATTGCCCGCGGTTCAGGAACGAGCATCCAAGAGGTAAGAGAGCTCCTTCACCAGTACAATCAAATGAAGAAGATGTTTAAGAGCATGGATAAAAGGAAACTCTCCAAGATGGCCCGCAAGTTTAACCTCGGGGGGTTTGGGCTATGA